One Phaseolus vulgaris cultivar G19833 chromosome 11, P. vulgaris v2.0, whole genome shotgun sequence genomic window carries:
- the LOC137827976 gene encoding GABA transporter 1-like: MGSLFPDEKSENPNGVQQLHHQNDVDAGALFVLKSEGSWMHCGYHLTTSIVAPPLLSLPYAFTFLGWTAGILSLVIGALVTFYSYNLISRVLEHYAQNGKRQLRFRDMARDILGPRWGRYFVGPIQFTVCFGAVVACTLLGGQCMKAIYLLSNPNGTMKLYEFVIIFGCFMLILAQIPSFHSLRHINLVSLILCLAYSACATVGSTYIGESSKGPEKDYSLKGDTENRLFGIFNAIAIIATTYGNGIIPEIQATLAPPVKGKMFKALCVCYFVLIVTFFSVSISGYWAFGNKSEGLILSNFVDNGNPLVPTWFIYMTNIFTITQLSAVGVVYLQPTNEVLEQTFGDPKSAEFSKRNVIPRVISRSLAITISTIIAAMLPFFGDINSLIGAFGFIPLDFILPVIFYNFTFKPSKRSSIYWLNVTIVVAFSALGAIAAVAAVRQIVLDAKSYRLFANV, from the exons ATGGGATCTCTGTTTCCAGATGAAAAATCTGAGAACCCGAATGGTGTTCAACAACTTCACCACCAAAATGATGTTGATGCGGGAGCTCTCTTTGTCCTCAAATCTGAAG gttcttgGATGCATTGTGGATACCATTTGACAACATCGATTGTGGCACCACCTCTTTTGAGTCTTCCTTATGCATTTACCTTCCTTGGATGGACGGCTGGGATCTTAAGCTTGGTGATTGGAGCATTGGTGACCTTCtattcatataatttaatatctaGGGTTCTTGAACACTACGCCCAAAATGGTAAACGTCAGCTACGTTTCAGAGACATGGCTCGTGATATTTTAG GTCCAAGATGGGGTCGTTATTTTGTTGGCCCAATTCAGTTTACAGTTTGCTTTGGTGCTGTAGTGGCTTGCACTCTTTTAGGAGGACAATGTATGAAG GCAATTTACTTGTTGTCAAATCCAAACGGGACCATGAAGCTTTACGAGTTTGTAATCATATTTGGATGCTTCATGCTAATTTTGGCTCAGATTCCATCTTTCCACTCATTGAGGCACATTAATCTAGTGTCATTGATTCTCTGCTTGGCATATAGTGCTTGTGCTACTGTTGGATCCACTTACATTG GAGAGTCATCCAAAGGACCAGAAAAGGACTACTCTTTGAAAGGTGACACTGAGAATCGCTTATTTGGAATCTTCAATGCAATTGCCATCATTGCTACAACCTATGGAAATGGAatcattccagaaattcag GCAACACTGGCACCACCAGTAAAAGGGAAGATGTTCAAGGCACTATGTGTTTGCTATTTTGTACTTATAGTCACTTTCTTTAGTGTATCTATATCTGGTTATTGGGCATTTGGCAACAAATCTGAAGGCCTCATATTAAGCAATTTTGTGGACAATGGCAACCCTCTGGTGCCCACATGGTTCATTTACATGACCAACATTTTCACTATAACACAACTATCAGCAGTTGGTGTG GTTTATTTGCAACCAACAAATGAAGTGTTGGAGCAAACATTTGGAGATCCAAAAAGTGCCGAGTTTTCCAAACGCAATGTAATCCCTAGAGTGATTTCTCGATCACTGGCTATTACTATTTCAACCATTATAGCGGCCATGCTTCCATTTTTTGGAGACATAAATTCTCTTATTGGAGCTTTTGGCTTTATCCCTCTTGATTTCATTTTGCCAGTGATTTTCTACAATTTCACATTCAAGCCATCTAAGCGAAGCTCTATTTACTGGTTGAATGTAACTATTGTTGTGGCTTTCTCTGCTTTGGGAGCAATAGCAGCAGTTGCAGCAGTTAGACAGATAGTTCTTGATGCCAAAAGTTATCGATTATTTGCCAATGTATGA
- the LOC137833547 gene encoding uncharacterized protein, giving the protein MFYSSGLPFHLARSPYYRSAFSNAANTSNLSGYVPPTYNKLRGPLLSKERSHVENLLQPIQNSWNQKDVTIVSDGWSDPQRRPFINFMAITESGPMFLKSIDWSGEIKDKEFIAKHMRDVIMEVGHNNVDNVDSAQFVKETLLTDNWWMKVDYILAFTAPIYDVLRKTDTDMASLHLVYGIWDSMIENVKRVIDQHERKTEVEYSSFFKVNIEFANFSGGREDFDDADSLRDRSKMDAKSWWIVRGTHAPTLQKIALKLLGQPCSSSCCERNWSTYSFIHSLKRNKMTPKRVEDLVFIHSNLRLLSRNSSKYKEEETKLWDIAGDDFSLDENGILEIANLSLDGP; this is encoded by the exons ATGTTTTATTCTTCAGGACTACCGTTTCATTTAGCAAGAAGTCCTTATTATAGAAGTGCATTTTCTAATGCAGCCAATACTTCTAATCTTAGTGGATATGTACCGCCAACATATAATAAATTGAGAGGTCCTTTACTTTCAAAGGAAAGAAGTCATGTAGAAAATCTTTTGCAACCTATACAAAACTCGTGGAATCAGAAAGATGTAACAATTGTTAGTGATGGGTGGAGTGATCCTCAAAGAAGACCATTCATAAATTTCATGGCTATCACTGAGAGTGGACCAATGTTTTTAAAGTCAATAGATTGGTCTGGTGAGATAAAGGACAAAGAATTTATCGCTAAACACATGAGAGATGTAATTATGGAGGTTGGACACAACAATGTG GATAATGTGGATAGTGCACAATTTGTGAAAGAAACTTTGTTGACTGATAATTGGTGGATGAAGGTTGATTATATACTTGCTTTTACTGCCCCTATTTATGATGTTCTTAGAAAAACAGATACGGATATGGCATCTCTTCACTTGGTATATGGAATATGGGATTCAATGATTGAAAATGTGAAAAGAGTCATAGACCAACATGAAAGGAAGACAGAAGTTGAATATTCATCATTTTTCAAG GTAAATATAGAGTTTGCAAACTTTTCAGGTGGAAGAGAAGATTTTGATGATGCTGACTCTTTAAGGGATAGAAGTAAAATGGATGCAAAATCATGGTGGATTGTTCGTGGAACTCATGCACCAACACTTCAGAAGATAGCTCTTAAGCTACTTGGACAACcatgttcttcttcttgttgTGAAAGAAATTGGAGTACATACTCTTTCATACATTCTCTAAAAAGAAATAAGATGACACCTAAAAGGGTAGAGGATCTAGTATTTATCCATAGTAATCTTCGCCTTCTATCAAGAAATTCCTCAAAATACAAAGAAGAGGAAACTAAATTGTGGGATATTGCAGGAGATGATTTTTCATTGGATGAAAATGGAATTCTTGAGATTGCTAATTTATCTCTTGATGGACCATAA